In Methanothermococcus thermolithotrophicus DSM 2095, one DNA window encodes the following:
- a CDS encoding OB-fold nucleic acid binding domain-containing protein has translation MKLTENIIVVICIITALSGMAFLNFYEINPINKKIADLKDGDYVKVVATVQSIKAVRDKYRNIVGIKSITLKDETGGDLKVIAFNEINKELTNYVTSTNPSIKEGDLVEVTGNVKTYNGIYEIVLDDVKDFRLLEKRNFEKDVTFSPNPTGIYRSSNGKIYHTLENCPYGKKIKNKVYLYSEEDTLILNYKKCKYCERYD, from the coding sequence ATGAAACTAACGGAAAATATAATTGTGGTTATTTGTATTATAACGGCTTTAAGTGGAATGGCGTTTCTTAATTTTTATGAAATAAACCCAATAAATAAAAAAATAGCGGATTTGAAAGATGGCGATTATGTTAAGGTTGTTGCTACCGTTCAGAGTATCAAAGCGGTGCGTGATAAGTATAGAAATATAGTAGGAATTAAGTCTATAACATTAAAGGATGAAACTGGGGGAGATTTAAAAGTTATTGCCTTTAACGAGATAAATAAAGAGTTAACGAACTATGTAACAAGTACAAATCCTTCAATAAAAGAAGGAGATCTTGTAGAAGTTACTGGAAACGTAAAAACTTATAATGGGATTTATGAAATAGTACTTGATGACGTCAAAGACTTTAGACTTTTAGAAAAGAGAAATTTTGAAAAGGACGTAACTTTTTCACCTAACCCTACAGGGATTTACCGTTCAAGTAATGGTAAGATATACCACACACTTGAAAATTGTCCATATGGCAAAAAAATTAAAAATAAAGTTTATCTTTATTCTGAAGAAGATACACTGATTCTAAATTACAAAAAATGCAAATACTGTGAAAGGTATGACTGA
- a CDS encoding tripartite tricarboxylate transporter permease yields the protein MINLVFLFLGIFMGLFTGLLPGIHPNTIVPLSFLLLPYLNAQNYICFLLGMVVTHYFINYIPSAFIGVPDSESAVSVLPLHNLTLDGRGYEGVILAGVGAFSGIVFSLVMVIILLNLGLDLKIFYETLKPFIPYFLIFSLVLIILFSKNKFWSSVIMLLSGVLGIETLYLHQSFNPTLTALFTGMFGIPLLIENLKTRKINHQIITFPELKPSFFKSSIFGTLGGFIRIFLPAIGGAQLNFFLSKIIMEEDLENFIVSQGSITLSNEFFSILALILIGNGRSGIAEAIGSLNTDLSLVKISFYMLIASAGALGMMVILSRYLLRKITDYDYRKISLYLIAFCTLLVFILSYNTYPIYHMVIYVVSVCIGILCIKNNVNLSYMMCVLIFPTILYFML from the coding sequence ATAATAAATTTAGTTTTTCTATTTTTGGGAATATTTATGGGATTGTTTACTGGGCTACTTCCTGGAATACATCCAAATACTATAGTACCCCTTTCATTTTTACTTTTACCGTATTTGAATGCTCAAAATTACATATGCTTTCTTTTGGGAATGGTTGTTACACATTATTTTATTAATTACATTCCTTCAGCCTTTATTGGAGTTCCAGATAGTGAATCGGCAGTTTCAGTTTTACCCCTCCATAATTTGACTCTTGACGGTAGAGGATACGAGGGTGTGATTTTAGCAGGAGTTGGTGCTTTTTCAGGAATTGTTTTTTCATTGGTTATGGTTATAATACTTTTGAATCTTGGATTGGATTTAAAAATATTTTATGAAACTTTAAAACCATTTATTCCTTATTTTTTGATATTTTCCCTAGTTTTGATAATATTGTTTTCAAAAAATAAATTTTGGAGCTCAGTGATTATGCTTCTTTCAGGGGTTCTTGGAATCGAGACTTTGTATCTTCACCAATCATTCAATCCTACGCTTACCGCACTGTTTACTGGAATGTTTGGAATTCCATTACTTATTGAAAATCTAAAAACCAGAAAAATAAACCATCAAATAATTACATTCCCAGAGTTAAAGCCATCTTTTTTCAAATCCTCTATCTTTGGAACTCTTGGTGGGTTTATAAGGATATTTCTACCGGCCATAGGGGGAGCACAACTGAATTTCTTTCTAAGTAAAATAATTATGGAAGAAGATTTAGAAAATTTCATAGTCTCTCAAGGCTCAATAACACTTTCAAATGAATTTTTCTCCATACTTGCACTGATCCTAATAGGAAATGGGAGAAGTGGAATTGCAGAAGCCATAGGAAGTTTAAACACCGATCTATCCTTGGTTAAAATTTCATTTTATATGTTAATCGCTTCAGCAGGAGCTCTTGGAATGATGGTTATTTTATCCAGATATTTACTAAGAAAAATAACTGATTACGATTATAGAAAAATATCGTTATACTTAATTGCATTTTGTACTTTATTGGTGTTTATTCTATCCTACAATACCTACCCCATTTATCACATGGTTATTTATGTTGTTTCAGTTTGTATAGGAATTTTGTGTATTAAAAATAATGTGAATTTATCCTATATGATGTGTGTGTTAATATTCCCTACAATTTTGTATTTTATGTTATAA
- a CDS encoding AAA family ATPase: MGGKIKISITGTPGVGKSTVSKILVEKLKEFFKNDFIHINITEVVKENRLYSEKDEEMDSYVVDFKKLNDFIDKISKKSENIILDGHLSHSLDSNYTIVLRCNPEILIKRLRERGYSEKKVMENVQAEILDVCLAEAIENQPHSENSVYEIDTTNRSSESIVNEIVTALKNKESKVGCVNWLDDYFYLLE, encoded by the coding sequence ATAGGTGGTAAAATTAAAATATCCATAACTGGGACGCCAGGGGTTGGAAAATCCACAGTTTCTAAAATACTGGTCGAAAAATTAAAGGAATTTTTTAAAAACGACTTCATACACATAAATATAACCGAGGTTGTAAAAGAAAATAGATTATACTCTGAGAAAGACGAGGAAATGGATTCCTATGTTGTTGACTTTAAAAAACTTAATGATTTTATAGATAAAATATCTAAAAAATCTGAAAATATCATATTGGATGGTCATTTAAGTCATTCCTTGGATTCTAACTATACGATAGTTCTAAGATGTAATCCAGAAATTTTAATTAAGAGATTGAGAGAAAGAGGTTACAGTGAAAAAAAAGTTATGGAAAATGTTCAAGCAGAAATACTCGATGTCTGCCTGGCTGAAGCCATTGAAAATCAACCTCATTCTGAAAATAGTGTTTATGAAATTGATACCACCAATAGGAGCTCGGAATCCATTGTAAATGAAATAGTTACTGCATTAAAAAATAAAGAATCTAAAGTTGGCTGTGTTAATTGGCTAGATGATTATTTTTACTTACTTGAATAA